The following are from one region of the Thermoproteus uzoniensis 768-20 genome:
- a CDS encoding ABC transporter ATP-binding protein, with translation MRVIELNNVFVRYVEPYRLALREATLSIEEGEFVLLVGRTGSGKSTLINTINGVIPNIIRAEVRGKVSVLGRDPRTAPVYKTAMEVGTVYQVPESQIFALIVEDDVAFGLENRAVPPEEMRERVKEALELVGLWHKRAHPTFLLSGGEKQRLVIAAILALRPKILILDEPTSMLDAVGTKEVFDLLAKLNEEGITIIVAEHKVEKVLPMADRVVALDNGSIVLDEEPHRAVAKGLHKFGVEEPQVAYLHRLASPEDAAFPITVEEFLAAHRDLKLEAVEGEERPSGEAIVSARGVVFRYPGNEAPTLKGVDMEVPRGAVVSVVGPNGSGKSTLMYLLAGLYKPTSGVVEIDGKPPADLSGQERVRLVGYAFQDPDQMLMNTTVKAEIEMTLRLAGVRGRVLGRLAQQIAKDLGIDKLLDRSPHKLSVGQRRLVSLAAVLAASPKVLILDEPTRGLDRETAEATMKYLMDIKRERDMTIILVSHDMRQVGDYSQLVYVMYDGKVAFKGSPEEAFAEAEKHREWGVDPPQVYHVAKHYGVLAASPKRLRVSPSV, from the coding sequence ATGCGGGTAATCGAACTCAACAACGTTTTTGTTAGATACGTAGAGCCGTACAGGCTCGCGTTGAGGGAGGCGACTCTTTCGATAGAGGAGGGCGAGTTCGTCCTCCTGGTCGGGAGGACGGGGTCGGGGAAGTCGACGCTCATAAATACGATAAACGGGGTGATACCCAACATCATAAGAGCGGAGGTCCGGGGGAAGGTGTCTGTGTTGGGGAGGGATCCCAGGACGGCCCCCGTCTACAAGACCGCTATGGAGGTGGGCACCGTCTACCAAGTGCCGGAGAGCCAGATATTCGCGCTGATAGTCGAGGACGACGTGGCTTTCGGCCTAGAGAACAGGGCGGTGCCGCCGGAGGAGATGAGGGAGAGGGTCAAAGAGGCCCTGGAGCTTGTGGGGCTTTGGCACAAGAGGGCCCACCCGACCTTCCTCCTAAGCGGCGGGGAGAAGCAGAGGCTGGTCATAGCCGCCATACTGGCGCTTAGGCCCAAGATATTGATCCTCGACGAGCCCACCTCGATGCTCGACGCCGTGGGGACCAAGGAAGTCTTCGACCTCCTCGCCAAGCTGAACGAGGAGGGCATAACCATAATAGTGGCCGAGCACAAGGTGGAGAAGGTGCTCCCGATGGCCGACAGGGTGGTGGCGCTCGACAACGGATCCATCGTGCTAGACGAGGAGCCCCATCGGGCGGTGGCCAAGGGGTTGCACAAATTCGGCGTCGAGGAGCCGCAAGTAGCGTACCTCCACAGGCTGGCGAGCCCCGAGGACGCCGCGTTCCCCATAACCGTCGAGGAGTTCCTGGCGGCGCATAGGGACCTTAAGCTGGAGGCTGTGGAGGGCGAGGAGAGGCCGTCGGGGGAGGCCATAGTCTCGGCGAGGGGCGTCGTGTTCAGATATCCGGGCAACGAGGCGCCTACGCTCAAGGGCGTCGACATGGAGGTGCCCCGGGGGGCTGTCGTCAGCGTCGTGGGGCCGAACGGCTCGGGCAAGAGCACCCTCATGTACCTGCTCGCCGGCCTCTACAAGCCCACGTCGGGCGTCGTCGAGATAGACGGAAAGCCGCCGGCCGACCTCTCCGGCCAAGAGCGCGTGAGGCTTGTCGGCTACGCATTCCAGGACCCCGACCAGATGCTCATGAACACGACCGTCAAGGCCGAGATAGAGATGACCTTGAGGCTGGCCGGCGTGAGGGGCAGAGTCCTCGGCAGGCTGGCCCAGCAGATAGCCAAGGACCTCGGCATAGATAAACTGCTCGACAGAAGCCCGCACAAGCTGTCGGTCGGCCAGAGGAGGCTGGTCAGCCTCGCGGCCGTCCTCGCCGCCTCGCCCAAGGTGCTTATACTCGACGAGCCGACCAGAGGCCTCGATAGGGAGACCGCCGAGGCCACGATGAAGTACTTGATGGACATCAAGCGGGAGCGCGACATGACCATAATTCTCGTGAGCCACGACATGAGGCAGGTGGGCGACTACAGCCAGCTGGTCTACGTCATGTACGACGGCAAGGTGGCCTTCAAGGGCTCCCCCGAGGAGGCCTTCGCCGAGGCCGAGAAACACAGAGAGTGGGGCGTCGACCCGCCGCAGGTCTACCACGTGGCGAAGCACTACGGCGTGTTGGCCGCCAGCCCGAAGAGGTTGAGGGTGTCACCTTCCGTATAG
- a CDS encoding NADH-quinone oxidoreductase subunit D — MSAKLPPKCPPQADHPLLPKIKEALGDMLLSHGVSADGYLCVMVPAGRIREVAQKLKELGFDQALSVSAMDYMEEKKFVMLYTFMSYLTPELKGHILNVRAEIPRDNPHIASIADIFPSADYDERECHEMFGIWFDGNPHMGKRFLLDPDCCIDEKTGKPLYPLRRDFKVPDWGLFG, encoded by the coding sequence ATGTCGGCCAAGCTACCGCCCAAGTGCCCGCCGCAGGCCGACCACCCGCTTCTGCCTAAGATCAAGGAGGCACTCGGCGACATGTTGCTCTCACACGGCGTGTCGGCCGACGGCTATCTCTGCGTCATGGTGCCAGCCGGGAGGATCAGGGAAGTGGCGCAGAAGCTCAAGGAGCTCGGCTTCGACCAAGCCCTCTCCGTCAGCGCCATGGACTACATGGAGGAGAAGAAGTTCGTCATGCTCTACACCTTTATGTCGTACCTCACGCCGGAGTTGAAGGGCCATATCCTGAACGTGCGGGCCGAGATCCCGCGCGACAACCCGCACATAGCGTCCATAGCAGACATATTCCCCTCAGCGGACTACGACGAGAGGGAATGCCACGAGATGTTCGGCATATGGTTCGACGGCAATCCCCACATGGGCAAGCGCTTCTTGTTGGACCCCGACTGCTGTATAGACGAGAAGACCGGCAAGCCCCTCTACCCTCTGAGGAGGGACTTCAAGGTGCCCGACTGGGGCCTCTTCGGCTGA
- a CDS encoding nucleotidyltransferase domain-containing protein yields the protein MERLCAPARALLGEARVAVFGSVARGDWAPDSDIDVLIISLNAPEDPWRRAEVSKALKDAAGEASAVLELHIVTTRQYEEWYKKFIDKEVDIC from the coding sequence GTGGAGAGGCTGTGCGCGCCGGCGAGAGCCCTCCTGGGGGAGGCCAGGGTGGCTGTCTTCGGGAGCGTGGCCAGAGGCGATTGGGCCCCCGACAGCGACATAGACGTGTTGATAATCTCTCTAAACGCCCCTGAGGATCCCTGGCGCCGGGCCGAGGTCTCGAAGGCCTTGAAAGACGCCGCGGGGGAGGCGTCGGCCGTCTTGGAGCTCCACATAGTCACCACACGGCAATACGAGGAGTGGTACAAGAAGTTTATCGATAAGGAAGTAGATATATGTTAA
- a CDS encoding TIGR04053 family radical SAM/SPASM domain-containing protein produces the protein MDPRRMAAEFDKRPLLVFWEVTRACPLACRHCRADAILKPLPGELSTWEAKAFLEQLVDFGRPPPELIVTGGDPLMRLDLMEILDYAKELGIPTSLAPAVSKNLFEALPELRGRIKSASISLDGLKEVHEELRGVPGVFDSTIEAIKALMGAGIRVQVNTVVWRKSFPQLPDVFKLIYDLGVRVWEVFFLIETGRAVKALDISPQEYEDAVQFLVDASRYGVQIRTVEAPFYRRAKIQRASGLSYTSPAYEKLVARLRELMGEPKKPLDPTVVPTRDGHGIIFVAYDGTVYPSGFLPYPLGNVRKESIVRIYREHPLLVKMRRGEFGGRCGVCEYKDVCGGSRARAFAAFKDPLAEDPACVYTPKGRGNI, from the coding sequence ATGGATCCCAGGAGGATGGCGGCCGAGTTCGACAAGAGGCCTCTCCTCGTATTTTGGGAGGTGACGAGGGCCTGTCCCCTCGCCTGCAGACACTGCAGGGCGGACGCCATTCTTAAGCCCCTCCCGGGTGAGCTCTCCACTTGGGAGGCCAAGGCCTTCCTCGAACAGCTTGTCGACTTCGGCAGGCCTCCGCCCGAGCTCATAGTAACCGGCGGCGATCCCCTCATGAGGCTCGACCTCATGGAGATACTGGACTACGCAAAGGAGCTGGGCATACCGACGTCGCTCGCGCCCGCCGTCTCTAAAAACCTCTTCGAGGCTCTGCCGGAGCTGAGGGGGAGGATAAAGAGCGCCTCGATCAGCCTCGATGGGCTGAAGGAGGTCCACGAGGAGCTGAGGGGAGTGCCGGGCGTGTTCGACTCGACCATAGAGGCTATCAAGGCCCTCATGGGCGCCGGGATAAGGGTGCAGGTGAACACCGTGGTCTGGAGGAAGTCCTTCCCGCAACTGCCCGACGTGTTTAAGCTGATCTACGACCTAGGGGTGAGAGTCTGGGAGGTCTTCTTCCTCATAGAGACGGGACGCGCCGTGAAGGCCCTCGACATCTCGCCGCAGGAATACGAGGACGCCGTCCAGTTCCTCGTAGATGCGTCGCGCTACGGCGTCCAGATAAGGACCGTGGAGGCTCCCTTTTACCGCCGCGCCAAGATCCAGAGAGCCTCCGGCCTCTCCTACACATCCCCGGCCTACGAGAAGCTGGTGGCGAGGTTGCGGGAGCTCATGGGCGAGCCCAAGAAGCCGCTCGACCCGACCGTCGTGCCGACGAGGGACGGACACGGCATAATCTTCGTCGCGTACGACGGGACGGTCTACCCCAGCGGCTTCCTCCCCTACCCCCTCGGGAACGTCCGCAAGGAGTCCATAGTGAGGATCTACCGCGAACACCCGCTTCTGGTCAAAATGCGGCGAGGGGAATTCGGCGGGAGGTGCGGCGTCTGCGAGTACAAGGACGTCTGCGGCGGCTCGCGGGCCCGGGCCTTCGCCGCATTCAAGGATCCGCTGGCGGAGGACCCGGCCTGCGTCTATACGCCTAAAGGCCGCGGCAATATATAG
- a CDS encoding winged helix-turn-helix domain-containing protein, with translation MGWRKSVHPLRKELIRAVVTSPGSSRYNIARRLPYPNSTVYYELSRLEQERYIRVENGLVYPTLKGIVEYVDLAGCDTTVVRAAVKVLGADVHEGICEFLESLRPYKERLDDNPLTALFLFLGFPVTSDRVKKLSGEVASVVAKLAADGLPAVTFAGHRGILFIDEDGFTWFVGYCERCGGYVADRCPLLEPYYHKSDK, from the coding sequence GTGGGCTGGCGCAAGTCGGTGCACCCACTCCGTAAAGAGCTCATAAGAGCTGTCGTCACATCGCCGGGTTCGTCGCGTTACAACATAGCTAGGAGACTTCCCTATCCCAACTCGACTGTATACTACGAACTTTCACGTCTTGAGCAAGAGAGGTACATACGTGTAGAGAATGGCCTTGTTTACCCTACCCTGAAGGGCATCGTCGAATACGTGGATCTCGCCGGTTGCGATACTACCGTGGTGAGGGCCGCCGTCAAGGTGCTGGGAGCGGATGTACATGAGGGCATATGCGAGTTTTTGGAGTCTCTAAGGCCGTATAAGGAAAGGCTTGACGACAACCCCCTCACTGCTCTGTTTCTATTTCTAGGATTTCCTGTGACTTCAGATAGGGTGAAAAAGCTATCGGGCGAGGTTGCCTCCGTCGTTGCGAAGCTAGCGGCGGATGGGCTTCCGGCCGTCACCTTTGCCGGCCATCGCGGGATCTTGTTTATAGACGAGGACGGCTTTACGTGGTTTGTTGGGTATTGCGAAAGGTGCGGGGGATACGTGGCCGATAGATGTCCCCTCCTCGAGCCCTATTATCATAAATCTGATAAATAA
- a CDS encoding HEPN domain-containing protein yields the protein MEVLRERALLFLEATRDDLKAGRYDLAAFHSEQVTQLAPKYLLASALGHYPHTHSLAAF from the coding sequence GTGGAGGTGTTGAGGGAGCGGGCGCTTCTCTTCCTCGAGGCGACTAGGGACGACCTCAAGGCCGGCAGATACGACCTAGCGGCGTTCCACAGCGAGCAGGTTACCCAGCTCGCGCCTAAGTACCTCTTGGCGTCCGCCCTCGGGCACTACCCACATACCCACTCCCTCGCGGCGTTTTAG
- a CDS encoding energy-coupling factor transporter transmembrane component T family protein, with translation MEPAQALGGALASDLGSILYNPIVNWAISLVYLIWGPALVIYLIFKLIGFRGYMSLFRYAGGKSFLYRLDPRVKILLSIVVTTVAAMTVWWISAILFAGVMALYAFTSNVKEKMRIVAPLVLASFIGTAWVQSMIAPYSYLMYDFGEVHFIYAFPQAFSALGITQANGTAYVPYLGYVQNPVGLTWEGFIYGLQITFRSVAAIAAGLLLVFTTQPSDILTSLEKSGLPVELGFALLLAVSSVPKVLEASMTTLNALKARGVDFRPRGRNPFAAASALGNAVRYVLLALVTIVVLTLKDAVQIAIAAEIRGFRASRRRTYYREMRMSRADYIGIALLLALLAAGIYLSGVPGLGAIPYNP, from the coding sequence GTGGAGCCGGCCCAAGCCTTGGGAGGCGCCCTCGCGTCGGATCTAGGCTCTATCCTCTACAACCCTATTGTCAACTGGGCCATATCGCTGGTTTATTTAATCTGGGGACCTGCCCTTGTTATATATCTAATATTCAAGCTGATAGGCTTCAGAGGGTATATGTCTCTGTTCAGATACGCGGGGGGCAAGTCCTTTCTCTACAGGCTCGATCCTAGAGTCAAGATACTGCTCTCTATAGTTGTGACGACGGTCGCCGCTATGACGGTCTGGTGGATATCGGCGATACTCTTCGCAGGCGTCATGGCGCTATACGCCTTCACCTCCAACGTGAAGGAGAAGATGAGGATAGTGGCGCCCCTAGTGCTGGCCTCCTTCATAGGCACGGCCTGGGTCCAATCCATGATAGCGCCGTACAGCTATCTCATGTACGACTTCGGCGAGGTCCACTTCATCTACGCCTTCCCCCAAGCCTTCTCCGCCCTCGGCATAACCCAAGCAAACGGCACCGCGTACGTGCCCTACCTGGGCTACGTCCAGAACCCTGTGGGACTGACCTGGGAAGGCTTCATATACGGGCTACAGATAACCTTTAGGTCGGTCGCCGCAATAGCGGCCGGCCTACTGCTTGTGTTCACCACACAGCCCTCCGACATCTTGACCTCGCTAGAGAAGTCGGGGCTCCCGGTTGAGCTAGGCTTCGCGTTGCTCCTCGCCGTCTCGTCAGTGCCCAAGGTGTTGGAGGCCTCCATGACTACCCTCAACGCCTTGAAGGCCAGGGGAGTCGACTTCCGGCCTAGAGGCAGAAACCCGTTTGCGGCCGCGTCGGCCCTAGGCAACGCTGTGAGGTACGTGTTGCTGGCTCTCGTGACCATCGTGGTCCTGACGCTCAAAGACGCCGTGCAGATAGCCATAGCGGCCGAGATAAGGGGGTTTAGGGCGAGCAGGAGGAGGACCTACTATCGGGAGATGAGGATGAGCAGAGCCGACTACATAGGCATAGCGCTGTTGCTGGCCCTGCTGGCGGCGGGGATCTACCTGTCGGGGGTGCCCGGCCTCGGCGCCATACCGTACAACCCGTAG
- a CDS encoding nucleotidyltransferase domain-containing protein: MRAPRKILEIADRFIAGLEEAGYRVVEAYLFGSYARGDWLADSDVDLIIVSPDFRSMRWLDRLDLAAKLWLRLGLEKWVEVLPYTPEEFEEARRRSVAVRDAEKYWVKLR; this comes from the coding sequence ATGAGGGCACCCCGGAAGATATTAGAAATTGCAGATAGGTTCATTGCAGGCCTCGAGGAGGCCGGCTACAGAGTTGTAGAGGCCTACCTCTTCGGCTCGTACGCGAGGGGCGACTGGTTGGCCGACAGCGACGTGGACCTAATAATTGTATCCCCCGACTTTAGATCCATGCGGTGGCTCGACAGGCTAGATCTCGCCGCGAAGCTCTGGCTCAGACTCGGCCTCGAGAAGTGGGTGGAGGTTTTGCCCTACACGCCAGAGGAGTTCGAGGAGGCGAGGCGGCGGAGCGTGGCGGTCAGAGACGCCGAGAAGTACTGGGTGAAGCTCAGGTAG
- a CDS encoding HEPN domain-containing protein codes for MREDVWRLFEENRMEFEVMEDAYIGGRYLPRRYSKEVAERLVKTAERLVGLCTSSTT; via the coding sequence GTGCGGGAGGACGTGTGGAGGCTCTTCGAGGAGAACCGCATGGAGTTCGAGGTCATGGAGGACGCCTATATAGGCGGCAGGTATCTCCCCAGGAGGTACTCGAAAGAGGTGGCCGAACGCCTTGTGAAGACGGCGGAGAGGCTCGTCGGGCTATGCACCTCCAGCACTACTTAA
- a CDS encoding HEPN domain-containing protein encodes MRREAVYWIREAWADLCTASVLLSARRWNAAAFYSHQAAEKALKSLYLAVLRVEPPKSHVLTELYRGLRGVGLGPDLEERVAELNKFYTVSRYPDAAAGQPYESVTRGDAERSFETAREVVELAEGLLKSAGYEGTPEDIRNCR; translated from the coding sequence GTGAGGCGCGAGGCGGTTTACTGGATACGCGAGGCGTGGGCGGATCTATGCACCGCCTCAGTACTCCTCTCGGCGCGTAGGTGGAACGCCGCGGCTTTCTACAGCCACCAGGCGGCCGAGAAGGCCCTCAAGAGCCTCTACCTCGCCGTTCTGCGCGTCGAGCCGCCTAAGTCGCACGTCCTTACGGAGCTGTATAGGGGCTTAAGAGGAGTCGGGCTCGGCCCGGATCTGGAGGAGCGCGTGGCCGAGCTCAACAAGTTCTATACTGTGTCGCGCTATCCCGACGCAGCCGCCGGGCAACCCTACGAGTCGGTGACCAGAGGAGACGCCGAGAGGTCGTTCGAGACGGCCAGAGAGGTAGTGGAGCTGGCAGAGGGGCTCCTCAAGTCGGCAGGCTATGAGGGCACCCCGGAAGATATTAGAAATTGCAGATAG
- a CDS encoding DUF3800 domain-containing protein → MRRVAFVDESGTKSFCNCVVVAGLVVEAAGSYMYWGAGLVDEIRRSLGIVGELKWRRVKRRGGRELVEALLRRFEARHFAVHYTSQRDFEAHLWRFLTDIDADIFVLDTGLADASKFPRAVNKPSHKVPGLQLADLVAGLISERYRGGGCRERPTRP, encoded by the coding sequence GTGAGGCGGGTCGCGTTCGTCGACGAGTCCGGGACTAAGTCGTTCTGCAACTGCGTAGTCGTGGCGGGGCTAGTCGTCGAGGCGGCCGGTAGCTACATGTACTGGGGCGCAGGTCTCGTGGACGAGATAAGGCGGAGTCTGGGGATCGTCGGCGAGCTGAAGTGGAGGCGCGTCAAGAGGAGAGGAGGCAGAGAGCTCGTCGAGGCGCTGTTGAGGAGGTTCGAGGCCAGACACTTCGCGGTCCACTACACCTCGCAGAGGGACTTCGAGGCGCACCTCTGGAGGTTCCTGACGGACATAGACGCCGACATCTTCGTGCTGGATACGGGCCTCGCCGACGCCTCTAAGTTCCCGCGCGCCGTCAACAAGCCGTCGCATAAGGTCCCCGGGCTCCAACTAGCGGATTTAGTGGCTGGACTAATCTCGGAAAGGTACCGGGGAGGCGGTTGTCGGGAACGACCTACACGGCCTTGA
- a CDS encoding cation diffusion facilitator family transporter, with amino-acid sequence MRPSVRLWLASLYLFIIGTATLAYTLVELLLGLAYGSLLVTSDALHGFMDAAISYISGFGLYYASRRGRSFPWDIYRLESLMTLLSTIWVLGFYTYLLATSIKPGGRPTPLWMTLLLLAGGAMTYAMYLWESRNYRSLRIDILKADAAHAKADTALSAAAAAAVVISNAAGLAAAETAAVFAIYGYVLYEFIKLSRDAAYGILGALYKDPRLEEGIRSVLSELGKPLDVKVRRAGSFLVVYTLVAVSPDMTVGKLHASRTRAIKAISRLHPLIVHVDVKVVPHRKELRRWLRARRQ; translated from the coding sequence GTGAGGCCCTCTGTGAGGCTGTGGCTCGCGTCGCTGTATCTCTTCATAATCGGGACCGCCACGCTGGCCTACACCTTGGTGGAGCTACTTCTAGGGCTGGCCTACGGGAGCCTTCTGGTGACCAGCGACGCCTTGCACGGCTTCATGGACGCGGCGATATCCTACATATCCGGCTTCGGCCTCTACTACGCGTCTAGGAGAGGCCGCTCCTTTCCTTGGGACATTTACAGGCTGGAGAGCCTCATGACGCTCCTCTCGACGATCTGGGTCCTGGGCTTCTACACATACCTCCTCGCCACCTCAATTAAGCCCGGCGGGAGGCCGACCCCCCTATGGATGACGTTGCTGTTGTTGGCCGGAGGCGCCATGACCTACGCCATGTACCTATGGGAGAGCCGGAACTACAGATCGCTGAGGATCGACATACTGAAAGCCGACGCGGCCCACGCTAAGGCCGATACGGCCCTCTCTGCCGCCGCTGCGGCCGCCGTGGTCATCAGCAACGCCGCGGGCCTGGCGGCCGCTGAGACCGCCGCCGTCTTCGCCATATACGGATACGTCCTCTACGAGTTTATCAAGCTCTCGAGAGACGCGGCCTACGGCATATTGGGGGCCCTCTACAAGGACCCGCGCCTCGAGGAGGGGATAAGGTCCGTACTGTCGGAGTTGGGGAAGCCTCTGGACGTCAAGGTGAGGAGGGCCGGCAGCTTCCTCGTGGTCTACACCTTAGTTGCCGTCAGCCCAGACATGACGGTCGGGAAGCTACACGCCTCAAGGACGAGGGCCATAAAGGCCATATCGAGGCTACACCCCCTCATAGTCCACGTAGACGTGAAGGTAGTACCCCACAGGAAGGAGCTGAGGCGGTGGCTGAGGGCAAGGCGGCAGTAG
- a CDS encoding NADH-quinone oxidoreductase subunit NuoB — MLKQAKLDRIIRWGIKWSMWPVHLVTSCCGVEVAHTSAPVFDAERWGVLPFNTMRQTNVILVEGTITRKMAKVLKWVYEQMPEPKFVIAMGACAVRGGLFWNSYHVVQVDTIVPVDAYIPGCPPTPEAVIRAFFMVGNKILGKPGPEVKPVKVDLTPYLPQPKPAAKPAAKPAAPAKPAAAPTAAATQAQPA; from the coding sequence ATGTTGAAGCAGGCGAAGCTGGATAGGATAATTAGATGGGGAATCAAGTGGTCCATGTGGCCGGTCCACCTAGTGACGAGCTGTTGCGGCGTTGAGGTGGCCCATACATCTGCCCCCGTTTTCGACGCCGAGAGGTGGGGCGTCCTGCCCTTCAACACTATGAGGCAGACAAACGTCATACTCGTGGAGGGCACTATAACCAGAAAGATGGCGAAAGTGCTGAAGTGGGTCTACGAGCAGATGCCGGAGCCCAAGTTCGTCATAGCCATGGGCGCCTGCGCCGTGAGGGGCGGCCTGTTCTGGAACTCCTACCACGTCGTGCAGGTGGACACCATAGTGCCGGTCGACGCGTACATACCCGGATGTCCGCCGACCCCCGAGGCGGTGATAAGGGCCTTCTTCATGGTCGGCAACAAGATATTGGGCAAGCCAGGTCCCGAGGTGAAGCCCGTCAAGGTCGACCTAACGCCCTATCTGCCGCAGCCCAAGCCCGCGGCTAAGCCCGCCGCGAAGCCCGCGGCCCCCGCCAAGCCAGCCGCCGCGCCGACGGCGGCCGCGACGCAGGCCCAGCCCGCGTAG
- a CDS encoding YbhB/YbcL family Raf kinase inhibitor-like protein, with protein MRLSKVLIAVLIAVAALAIAAFYSMRPTAVEKAGPARAAIEVYSPAFSNGSTIPTQYTCDGADISPPLAWRGVPAGAKSLLIAMVDLDAPGGEFVHWVLYNVNPNLTSLPQGVPTNGTTQYGLQAVNDFGRVGYGGPCPPPGKPHRYVIYVYALNSTLAVPPGAPARQVLQAAGPYVIGVGYTVGLYGR; from the coding sequence ATGAGGCTGTCGAAGGTCCTAATCGCCGTTCTGATCGCCGTTGCCGCGTTGGCTATCGCCGCGTTCTACTCCATGAGGCCTACCGCCGTCGAGAAAGCCGGACCGGCCAGAGCCGCCATAGAGGTCTATTCCCCCGCGTTTAGCAACGGCTCGACGATCCCGACGCAGTATACCTGCGACGGCGCAGATATATCCCCGCCGCTGGCTTGGCGCGGAGTTCCCGCAGGGGCCAAGTCTCTCCTCATCGCAATGGTTGACCTCGACGCGCCGGGCGGCGAGTTCGTGCACTGGGTCCTCTACAACGTCAATCCCAACTTGACAAGCTTGCCGCAAGGCGTGCCGACCAACGGCACAACGCAGTACGGGCTACAAGCCGTTAACGACTTCGGGAGGGTCGGGTACGGCGGGCCTTGTCCGCCTCCCGGCAAGCCTCACAGATACGTGATATACGTCTACGCGCTCAACTCCACCTTGGCGGTGCCGCCCGGAGCCCCCGCTAGACAAGTCCTACAGGCCGCGGGGCCCTACGTGATAGGTGTGGGATACACCGTGGGCCTATACGGAAGGTGA